The Candidatus Paceibacterota bacterium region GATCTGACCGCGAGACCTCCCATCGAGTGAGCGACGACGTCTACTTTCGGGCAGCCGCAGATATGTTTTATCTCCTCGATCCTATCTTTTAGAGCATTGCCTGTATCCACGTTCGATCTTCTCCAATCATACGGAAAGGTAAAAAGGGTCGAGGTCCCGTAGCCGACCCTCTCAAGCACGGTCACGAGTCCGTCGTATGTATGGAAGACGGGATCTAAAATCCATTTAGTTCCTAATTGAAATGAGCCGAGGATACCAGGAACGATGACGACCGGCCTTTTAAGAGAGGACTCTCCGAGATTCTGCTCTAACGCAGCCGTTTTTTCGGTTGAAGTCGCTCCGACATCGGGAGAATATGTGAGCCATGGGAAAAAATCGGTTCGCGGAAAGATCCATGACCCTATGCCTGCAATATTATCGCTATATCTCGGCCCTGACTGGTCTCCCCACCAATTGTTAATTGCCGTAACAGTTCCAGCGTAGGCAGAGAGCACATCGACCCCATTCTCTATACCGATGAAACTCGAGTTCTGTATAGAGATATCGCCTCCTTCGATATGCACCCCTTCTTTTCCATTAAGAAAGAGCGAATCGGTGATTCTAAGGACTCCCGTAGATTCTACGGACAGAGCTGCCCATGCGGGCGCGTTGAATGTAGAATACGTTACCGACAGATTGCCCCTCACAAGGATCATCGGCAGATCAGTGCAGCCGGTATGACAGGAATGCTCGCCTCCATATTCGACGACCACGTGAGAAAAGATGCTTTGGGAACCTGCGTCTATGATGATCGGATCTTCCCAATCCCCGGCAATGGGATTTTGAGAATTCGATGTAAAGACAATCGGCTCTTCGGCAGTTCCACGAGCCTCGATATTGCCGAGCGCATCGAGGAAAAAGCCGTCGGCCATACGGACCTCGACTCCGGGTTCGATTGAGAGCGTTAAGTCCTCCGGGATATTGAGGCCTCGATCTAATATATAAGGACTTCCCTCCTTTATCCATGAAGTGGAAGAAGCGAGAGTCTCGTCAGCGATTACTGTCGAAGCATGAGCAAAATCGGCCCATGACCAAGCACATATAATAAGAAGGAGGGGACGGAGAAAATGACTACCGTACGGTCGCAGTCTGCGCTGATTCTCCTTTTTCCTGAAAATGTCCGGTGATATAGAGGATACCGAGAGACGCCAGGATGATAGCGCCGAGGCCGAGAGCGAATCTAAAGAAATCTTTGTCGAACATGGCTTCATAGTAGCATTCTTGGTAAGGCTTATAAATCATTTCTCGAGCGCTCTTATGAGACGGGATCTCACCTCTTCGAGAGTGAGATCTCCTGCATAAGGTTGAACCGACGTCTGGGCGATCACTTTTCCTGACGGATTTGCTATGCGGATGAAATCCTTGGGTGAGTCGATATTGACCATATCGAGAGGGATCTCAATGGATGAAAGCGGGAGAATAATCGTGTCTTGAGGGAATGCGAACCTCTTTTCAGAGTCTTCAAGGATAAATCCGCCGATATTCACTTCTCCTTTACCTTGATTCGACAGCAGCATCCGTCCAGGTAAAAGGGATAGCGCTATGGAGGGTTCGATTATCCTGACCTTCACCTTGGCGACAGCGTGGAATCCTCCATAATCAGTATTCGTAATCACGATATAATCGCCAGGATACTGATATGCATGCGAAACGATCTGTCCGATGAGAAGCGACCCGTCCCCCATCGTCCATACGCTTCGCAGGCCAGAACCGACGGCAACGTCTTTCGACTTCTTTACCTTTGCTTCAAAGGAGAGCGGCGCGCCGACGAAGCCTATGCGCGGTCTTCCTGCGGTCACTTCGAATTGAGGAGCGTCATAGGAAGTGTTGGCGACCTCCTGACTGCTATGAGCCGAGGTATCCGAATCACCAGACGATGAAGAGCTTCCGCTGTCTGAGCCCATGGAATCGCCTGATTGATCATCGGTACTTCCGCCTTCTTCAGCGGGAGGAGCCGCGGATTCCGTTGCGATCGTCACCGATCCGACCGATACGGCAGCGGCGATCCACTCTCCTGTTCCTGTTTTCTGCAAGGTATTTCCGTCACCGGCAGCGCCAATCATTGGATCATAAGAGACGCTATCCATAGATACGCCCGTATCATCATCAATGCTGATCGTCTCGCCTTCATTGCTCAAGGAAAAAGCGCTGTCGAAAAGAAGTCCTGAAAATCCCGGATTATCGATCTTGAACTTATCAGGATTGTCAGCGATGACTGCGAATCCGCCTGCCGGGAGAAGCGATTCGCCGATCACGGAAATCTTGTGATTTACGCCGCCCTCGACGAATCTCCATGTTGAAAGGTCTACGGATTCCGATCCGGTATTCTGTACTTCGACCCATTCCCTGCCGGAATCGGTTCCCGGCGCGTCATACATGATTTCGGTTATCGCCGCGGCCGCTGAAACACCTAGAGGTATAGACGCAAAAAGCCAAACGAAAAGCATGAGTCTCCACGCCGCCGTGTCGGAAAATTTCGCCGGATATTTTTTACGATAAGAAAGAGTCCGCATGGAAACATGTTCGCATGCGGACTCTTAAGAGAGAGTGAGGGAAATTTAATAACTTATACGGTCGACAATCAAACCGGAAACATCATACAAAGTAATAGTCTCTTTGTTCGCCGCCCACAATTCCC contains the following coding sequences:
- a CDS encoding lamin tail domain-containing protein, whose translation is MRTLSYRKKYPAKFSDTAAWRLMLFVWLFASIPLGVSAAAAITEIMYDAPGTDSGREWVEVQNTGSESVDLSTWRFVEGGVNHKISVIGESLLPAGGFAVIADNPDKFKIDNPGFSGLLFDSAFSLSNEGETISIDDDTGVSMDSVSYDPMIGAAGDGNTLQKTGTGEWIAAAVSVGSVTIATESAAPPAEEGGSTDDQSGDSMGSDSGSSSSSGDSDTSAHSSQEVANTSYDAPQFEVTAGRPRIGFVGAPLSFEAKVKKSKDVAVGSGLRSVWTMGDGSLLIGQIVSHAYQYPGDYIVITNTDYGGFHAVAKVKVRIIEPSIALSLLPGRMLLSNQGKGEVNIGGFILEDSEKRFAFPQDTIILPLSSIEIPLDMVNIDSPKDFIRIANPSGKVIAQTSVQPYAGDLTLEEVRSRLIRALEK